CTCATATCCACAGTCACATCAGTACTTTTCATGTACCTCAGGACAGCACATGGCCTCTCACTGTTTACCCATTGTATCTGCTGCACTCATTTCCATTGACATTTCTCCATTAAACCATTCTGACAAACTGGATTCCACCTTCTCCAAACCATCGTTATTACTCTTACTTGCCCCTCACTTGCTCTGAGTTAACCGATACGTACTGCTCTCCCAACCACTCTCAGCCACACTCTGCCATTATTACCATTACATTCAGCTAGCAGGTCAATCCACGTCAGCTGCCGTTTCCACGTCTAGCAATCCCTGCTCTATACACATTGTTATATACAGTCCAATACCCATCACAGCAGCTCCAACAGCCCCCTTGTGCTAATCTGCTGCCCTTCCTAACAAGGGTTAATAAAGGCACTTTCTTTCTGTACAATTCTAACATGTCATCAGACACAAAGAGGTTAAACGCCCCATGTGGGTCGGCCTTTTACATTAACACCCTAAATATAGAGAAACGCTTGCCTCCTCATTGATATCAAAGTGTATCAGTGATTGCCACACATATAGAATTCTGAGAACCTGTATCTACATTAAAGTTCACATACCAGGCAGCCAATGGGAGATGGGCACATTCCCAGTGAGCGCAGTGGTCCCAGCTGTTAGCAGACCCCAAATCGTACAGAGAGAGTATGACAGTCCAGCACCTGTTGTGACCCTGCTCCTTGTGTTACAGTGCAAGGAGATCACTATACCCTTACATTCACACCAGCATGTATAGCGAATGTTAACAATCTAAGCATTTTTAACAATCCTGAGAAATGCGAACAACTTACAAGGACACGAATGCCCAAATTAGTCGAAATGGAAAAAATTCTCCCACCCAGTGGTTTTTAAATGTGAAATCCCCTTATTATTTCCCAACAGTTCCCAGGTAAGTAAACTAACCACATTGTTTTGGGGCTTCTCTAGGTAATAGTGGACTCTATATCTCCTGATGCCTGACATTAGATTAGGTATTAAACAAGAGAAACCAAACTGCCTGTGATGGGGAAGAGGGGGTCCAACTGCTTCCACCATAGATTCCACTTAAACCGATTTACACTGGATATACCCACACTCTGGCCACGCTCTTTCAATCAAACATGGCTGTAACCCTCGTTTGCAGTCAGTTAACATCCTCAGCTCACTATGGATTATAAAACCACCACCCCAGCAAAGTATACACATACatctttatttgcagtgtgtaaaATGGTACCCTTATGTGAATTACAGCAATGTGTCTTAGCTAATGCAGCTTCAGACTGTAATCAGACTTGCGTTTTAGTTGCAAGGTGTTTCCAAGTAGTGTATTATCCTATTTATTGCAGCCCGGTTTATAATTCTGCAGAATAGTTCGATCCTGCAAGTCGTAATGTTTTGAGCTGGTGATCTGGATTTGCAAAATATCACAAAACAATTCGTACAGATgttctctttggttctagacttgcattACATATACTTATTGCTCCCTGTTTCCAGATTTTCGCAGTGCTTCGCACTAATATTATAAATCATGGTCCACAGAAAACAAGAAATGaaagcataaaaatataaaaatacttaaataaataattatctttCTTCTCAGACACTCTTTTCCCATGGCAATTccttctttagaaaaaaaaagaaaaaaaatcacacgGACTCAACATACCACCTTCTTATAGGGACACCCGTTTAGAAGAAAACTCCTGTTTTCAGATCAATTCACAGCTCTTAAGAAATAAAAACATGTCTTTAAAATCCTGAATTATCACTTCTATGGACACTCCCTTACTAGAATCCATTAGTGGCTAACTTCAGTGTTCCacagtgtttttaaaaaatgtgctgtgCAGTGCTCAGCTCGACCATCAACTAGATGGAACCACACTTAAGACCGTTGTATGATGGAGATGCCAACTCAAGCaatctcttcttcttcctctCCATCACTCACCCACATATCATCAGAATCGGCCATTTCGTCTTCGCTGCCCCCTGCCCATCTTTCTTCCATTGGCTCTCTTTCACCAACTTCATCCATTCCTTCTTCTTGTTCAACTTCTCTTctttcttccacttcctcttcacCAACTGGTTCTTCTCTTGCCATTTTCTCCTCCCGCTCTGCTTTCAAGCTGACCATCAAGACTAGTGCCTGTAAAATGGCGAAAAAAGAGGCCAGCTGGAAAAGGTACTCCTGGGCTAACCAGAAAAGGAGATACATCCCATAGGTGGTGGTCAAGAATACTGCAAGGCCATGGATCCAGAGTTTTATAGCTCCTTGCACGCCAAAAACATCCAGAGTTATACGGAACACGGGAGAAAAGACAGAGAGATACCCAAGAATACAGATGTCAAATATATGGTGGACCAAGTTGATGCAGATTTGGAAATGCTCCGCATTGATGTTGGAAGGTGGTGAGGATTTAGTGTTGTTGTTACTCTTTGTGTAGTGCAGAAGAGAGCGGAGGTTGGGCAAAGTGGGTAGAGGTATTGCTGGCAGAGTCCATCGTTTTGACTTTTGGGGAGTGGCGTGAGGGTTAGGAGGAAGTTTAGATGGAGACTGCAGAAGTTTTGAGAGGAAAGCAGGGGGAGATGGCCATTGGATAGAACGCTGTAGGAACATCTgtattggagataaaaaaaaagagaagacacTTAACTCAAATGTCAGAGGGAACAAGTCCAGTATTGTGGAGAGTCACAAGCATTCTATTGTTATTTTGCTAATGAATAAAGTGGGCACATTACACACAGgaataggacaaaaaaaaaactgggatcAGAGGAAGAAAAAAGTCAGCACCCCATGTTTTCTTACTTACTGTTTTCATTtggcaacaaaaacaaacaaaaatactacCTATTGGCTTCCTCgatctatagatatatatctgATATAGGcctctgtttaatattttttttaataagattttcaaatgattAAAGATTTttgaattaactttaaaacatttttttttaagtttaaaaaatctaataaaatactgtaaataaaatatttaaaataattttaaaagcatatagaaaaatacaaaaattatttgaaaagcttatccgaaaatattaaattgaggccataattTAAACGAATTTCTACaacgtacattttttttctgtcattatGGATGTTTTTTTCCACTTGGGCCCTGTATTACCCTATTTAGGTTTCTATATTGTTACTTTCAGTTCCGTTCACTCCTGAGCCATTACTCGGCAGCCATATTAGTCTGTTGTTTAAACAGCTTGTGCACTGGGGGGGATGTACAAACCTCTCTGAACTATGTCAATTGCAGGAATATCAGATTTCCCAGAATGAGGTCTGCTATTTTGGAAAGCCGGGTCTGTCTTTCAATACTAGGACTGAGAAGGTTAATTTAAGAGACTTGTTGGTCTACGTGCATCTGCTAATCCTCGGGCAACAAACCCAAGATTATCACCACGAGCATTTGTTACATCTGAACGAATTAGGGGAGACTTGCCAGATGGCGAACCATCTTGTAGCAAGCAGGTAATCAAGTAGCACAGTATACGATAAAAACATGGATGTCACATAGACACAATAAAAATTAGGAGGTTGTTAAAAAGACACTGAAGAGTCGCTGCATTAATaataaagattaaataaaaaatgaatgtacTGTTAGGGTTAGGAAGGAGGTTGGGGAGGCCATATTAAGGTTAGGGAGAATGTTAGGGGCCTGGCTTAGGGAGGTATATTTGGGATTGGGAGGTACCTGCCTGCATAACTGAAcctttaaaacaatatatttaaggCAGAAACACAGCACACGTTCAGTTGGTTGGAAGCCCTGAGGCTGCTTTTATCTACTTGGTAAAGTAATCAAATTTTCCACTTTACAGCCCAGTGATTCTCGGTCATGCAAGGCCAGCGCAGCAAGTTTCCAtgttaattttttaaatactgcaatttgAAGAATACTTAATAATAAGTGTGATCCCCACATGAGTCCTCCAACAGACCCCCTCCAATTCAAGTGAATGAACTGAGTGGGCCATGCGCTTGGTGTGGCTATAAGGGACTTCACTCCAGGACAAAAAAGGGACAAAAAAGGGTCAACATAATCGACCACTATCAACATAATCGACCACATCCAGC
This DNA window, taken from Pelobates fuscus isolate aPelFus1 chromosome 9, aPelFus1.pri, whole genome shotgun sequence, encodes the following:
- the C9H6orf47 gene encoding uncharacterized protein C6orf47 homolog produces the protein MFLQRSIQWPSPPAFLSKLLQSPSKLPPNPHATPQKSKRWTLPAIPLPTLPNLRSLLHYTKSNNNTKSSPPSNINAEHFQICINLVHHIFDICILGYLSVFSPVFRITLDVFGVQGAIKLWIHGLAVFLTTTYGMYLLFWLAQEYLFQLASFFAILQALVLMVSLKAEREEKMAREEPVGEEEVEERREVEQEEGMDEVGEREPMEERWAGGSEDEMADSDDMWVSDGEEEEEIA